The following proteins come from a genomic window of Geoalkalibacter sp.:
- a CDS encoding 4Fe-4S dicluster domain-containing protein, whose translation MHRRDFLKNSILIIAGASVPLSALEFIDARQVLAANPDIHWAFLMDTHKCVGCGFCVKACKTENDIPLEANVTRTWVERYVFTKDDRRYIDSPKGALHGFTDPRIDQAAAGFKEIDPDNVGKAFFVPKLCNHCLTPPCTQVCPVGATYKTDDGVVLVDNSWCIGCGYCVM comes from the coding sequence ATGCACAGGCGCGATTTTCTGAAGAACAGCATCCTGATCATCGCCGGCGCCTCGGTTCCCCTCTCGGCCCTGGAGTTCATCGACGCCAGACAGGTGCTCGCCGCCAATCCCGACATCCACTGGGCGTTTCTCATGGACACCCACAAGTGCGTGGGCTGCGGCTTCTGCGTCAAGGCCTGCAAGACCGAGAACGACATTCCCCTGGAAGCCAACGTCACCCGCACCTGGGTCGAGCGCTACGTGTTCACCAAGGACGACCGGCGCTACATCGACAGCCCCAAGGGCGCCCTCCACGGCTTCACCGACCCGCGCATCGATCAGGCGGCGGCGGGCTTCAAGGAGATTGATCCCGACAACGTGGGCAAGGCCTTTTTCGTGCCCAAGCTGTGCAACCACTGCCTGACCCCGCCCTGCACCCAGGTGTGCCCGGTGGGCGCCACCTACAAGACCGACGACGGCGTGGTGCTGGTGGACAATTCCTGGTGCATCGGCTGCGGCTACTGCGTCATG
- a CDS encoding cytochrome c3 family protein — translation MNNHVWRPLFVVIALVLGILIFRFFYVPKDFASGAYGFMYSFHRLSNQEEWKAKEPKYRDTGAHHLQEFCMECHGDIVSIRTEDMHGTISCENCHGPALQHPEAPEKLQIDRGRDVCLRCHTNLIYPTSDRKRIPGIDPEQHNPGQSCVECHNPHNPRLEDM, via the coding sequence GTGAACAATCATGTTTGGCGGCCACTGTTCGTGGTCATTGCGCTGGTGCTGGGGATTCTGATCTTCCGGTTCTTTTACGTCCCCAAGGATTTCGCCTCGGGCGCCTACGGCTTCATGTACAGCTTCCACCGCCTCTCCAATCAGGAGGAGTGGAAAGCCAAGGAGCCCAAGTACCGCGACACCGGCGCGCATCATCTGCAAGAGTTCTGCATGGAGTGCCACGGCGACATCGTCTCGATCCGCACCGAGGACATGCACGGCACCATCTCCTGCGAAAACTGCCATGGTCCGGCGCTCCAGCACCCCGAGGCACCGGAAAAACTCCAGATCGACCGCGGGCGCGACGTCTGCCTGCGCTGCCACACCAATCTCATCTACCCCACCAGCGACCGCAAACGCATTCCCGGCATCGATCCCGAGCAGCACAACCCGGGACAGTCCTGCGTGGAATGCCACAACCCGCACAACCCGAGACTGGAGGACATGTAA
- the dsrP gene encoding sulfate reduction electron transfer complex DsrMKJOP subunit DsrP: MRNVFSFAKGSLVLVGKGSKAYYIWVFSLLALISMGVLAYLYQMRNGLIVTAMRDQVSWGFYISNFTFLVGVAAAAVLLVIPAYVYHWKPIKEIAILGELLAVSAILMCLLFVTADLGRPDRFWHLIPVIGLLNFPQSLLAWDVFVLNLYLTLNLVIASYMLYSLYHKREPKKSFITPLLLFSIPAAISIHTVTAFLYSGMGARIFWNASILAPRFLASAFCSGPAFMILVFLLVRRYTKFQIKDAAIHKIAELIAYAMFINLFLLGAEVFKEFYTASAHLVPMKYLFFGIDGHTALVPWIWTAMLFNLTAFFIFLAPSVRKNHFMLVVGCVLIFIGVYIEKGMGLVIPGFVPDVLHEIYEYKPTGIEVMVSLGIWAAGLFIFTLLLRIAIPILNGDFHIAADGRGSHIGDHLFLVQARAADPEEDAGHGPEASARSDP; this comes from the coding sequence ATGAGAAATGTGTTTTCCTTCGCCAAGGGCAGCCTGGTGCTGGTCGGCAAGGGCAGCAAGGCGTATTACATCTGGGTGTTCAGCCTGCTCGCCCTGATCAGCATGGGGGTTCTCGCCTACCTCTATCAGATGCGTAACGGGCTGATCGTCACGGCCATGCGCGACCAGGTATCCTGGGGCTTCTATATCTCCAATTTCACCTTCCTCGTCGGCGTGGCGGCCGCGGCGGTGCTGCTCGTCATTCCCGCCTACGTCTACCACTGGAAACCCATCAAGGAAATCGCCATCCTCGGCGAGCTGCTGGCGGTTTCCGCGATCCTCATGTGTCTGCTCTTCGTCACCGCCGATCTGGGCCGCCCGGATCGCTTCTGGCATCTGATCCCGGTGATCGGGCTGCTCAACTTTCCCCAGAGCCTGCTGGCCTGGGATGTGTTCGTGCTCAACCTCTATCTCACCCTCAACCTGGTCATCGCGAGCTACATGCTCTACAGCCTCTATCACAAGCGCGAGCCGAAGAAATCCTTCATTACCCCGCTGCTACTGTTCTCCATCCCGGCGGCCATCTCCATTCACACCGTCACCGCCTTTCTCTACAGCGGCATGGGGGCGCGCATCTTCTGGAACGCCTCGATTCTCGCCCCGCGCTTTCTCGCCTCGGCCTTCTGCTCGGGGCCGGCCTTCATGATCCTGGTGTTTCTGCTGGTGCGCCGCTACACCAAATTCCAGATCAAGGACGCGGCCATCCACAAAATCGCCGAGCTCATCGCCTACGCCATGTTCATCAACCTGTTCCTCCTCGGCGCCGAGGTCTTCAAGGAGTTCTACACCGCCAGCGCGCACCTGGTGCCGATGAAATACCTGTTCTTCGGCATCGACGGCCACACCGCCCTGGTGCCCTGGATCTGGACGGCAATGCTCTTCAATCTCACCGCCTTCTTCATTTTTCTCGCTCCCAGCGTGCGCAAGAATCATTTCATGCTGGTCGTCGGCTGCGTGCTGATCTTCATCGGCGTCTACATCGAAAAGGGCATGGGGCTGGTGATTCCCGGCTTCGTGCCCGACGTGCTCCATGAAATCTACGAATATAAGCCCACCGGTATCGAAGTCATGGTCAGCCTGGGAATCTGGGCGGCGGGATTGTTCATCTTCACACTGCTGCTGCGCATCGCCATTCCCATTCTCAACGGCGATTTTCACATCGCCGCGGACGGGCGCGGCTCCCATATCGGCGATCACCTGTTCCTGGTCCAAGCCAGAGCCGCCGATCCCGAGGAGGACGCCGGGCACGGCCCCGAGGCCAGCGCGCGCAGCGATCCTTAA
- a CDS encoding 4Fe-4S dicluster domain-containing protein translates to MNDGKKRDKKVFQLTRRKALKSLAAGAAVLALPSRDAAASVWDAFFQKHFRRMTRSDLEKVLARLEREYSQEYAQEVKVGVTPPIEGVKYGYGLDLSRCIGCRRCVYGCVEENNQSRDPQIHWIRVVRLKKEKGTDLHYAEHYYNPSQVPEPGHFYMPIQCQQCEKPPCTKVCPVQATWTEKDGIVVVDYNWCIGCRYCMAACPYGARHFNWAKPRIPNDSLNPQTHYLGNRPRPVGVVEKCTYCIQRTRQQPGRYPACLEACPVGARKFGNLLDPESEIRKLIENKRVYILKEELNTQPKFFYFF, encoded by the coding sequence ATGAATGATGGGAAAAAACGCGACAAAAAGGTTTTTCAACTGACCCGGCGCAAGGCGCTCAAGAGCCTGGCGGCCGGCGCCGCGGTGCTGGCGCTGCCCTCGCGCGATGCCGCGGCCTCGGTGTGGGACGCCTTTTTCCAAAAGCATTTCCGGCGCATGACCCGGAGCGACCTGGAGAAGGTTCTCGCCCGCCTGGAGCGCGAATACAGCCAGGAATACGCCCAGGAAGTCAAGGTCGGCGTCACCCCGCCCATCGAAGGGGTGAAATACGGCTACGGGCTGGATCTGTCGCGCTGCATCGGCTGTCGGCGCTGCGTCTACGGCTGCGTCGAGGAGAACAACCAGTCGCGCGACCCGCAGATCCACTGGATCCGGGTGGTGCGCCTGAAAAAGGAAAAGGGCACCGACCTGCATTACGCCGAGCATTACTACAATCCCAGTCAGGTGCCCGAGCCCGGCCACTTTTATATGCCCATCCAGTGCCAGCAATGCGAGAAGCCGCCCTGCACCAAGGTCTGCCCGGTGCAGGCGACCTGGACGGAAAAGGACGGCATCGTCGTCGTCGATTACAATTGGTGCATCGGCTGTCGCTACTGCATGGCCGCCTGCCCCTACGGCGCCCGGCATTTCAACTGGGCCAAACCGCGGATCCCCAACGACTCCCTCAATCCCCAGACCCATTACCTGGGCAACCGGCCGCGCCCGGTGGGCGTCGTGGAAAAGTGCACCTACTGCATCCAGCGCACCCGCCAGCAACCCGGTCGCTATCCGGCCTGCCTGGAGGCCTGTCCGGTGGGAGCGCGCAAGTTCGGCAACCTCCTCGACCCCGAGAGCGAAATCCGCAAACTCATTGAAAACAAGAGGGTCTACATCCTGAAGGAAGAGTTGAACACCCAGCCCAAATTCTTCTACTTCTTTTAG
- a CDS encoding cytochrome c3 family protein has translation MSPWTNLSRVIRPGALILLAVLLTGAAAAQAAKEKYFDRSGTLVVVETPAAELLRAYEVKNLPRGETFPVPPPPFSEGIFPCSDCHAGMTPNLARRQLTDEHTDIVLNHAEGQRWCLDCHNPEDRDTLRLVSGEVIGFNESYRLCGQCHGDKYRDWRQGLHGKRTGYWNGDKQYLLCAHCHNPHDPRFKPLTPLPPPLRPEEIKL, from the coding sequence ATGAGCCCCTGGACAAATCTGTCGCGCGTAATCCGCCCCGGCGCCCTGATTCTGCTGGCCGTTCTCCTGACCGGCGCAGCCGCCGCCCAGGCCGCCAAGGAAAAGTATTTCGATCGCTCGGGCACCCTGGTGGTCGTTGAAACGCCCGCCGCCGAGTTGCTACGGGCCTACGAGGTCAAGAACCTGCCCCGGGGGGAAACCTTTCCCGTGCCTCCCCCGCCTTTTTCCGAGGGCATTTTCCCCTGCTCCGACTGTCATGCCGGGATGACACCCAACCTCGCGCGGCGGCAACTGACCGACGAACACACCGACATCGTCTTGAATCACGCCGAAGGACAGCGCTGGTGCCTGGACTGCCACAACCCCGAGGATCGCGACACCCTGCGACTGGTGTCCGGGGAAGTCATCGGCTTTAACGAGTCCTATCGCCTGTGCGGGCAGTGCCATGGCGACAAGTACCGCGACTGGCGCCAGGGCCTGCACGGCAAGCGCACCGGCTACTGGAACGGGGACAAGCAGTATCTGCTCTGCGCCCACTGTCACAATCCCCACGATCCGCGCTTCAAGCCGCTGACGCCCTTGCCGCCGCCCCTGCGGCCCGAGGAAATCAAGCTCTAA